GCGTCGCGGGCCTGTGGGCCGGCGTCGACATCGACCCGAAGGTCGGAACCGGGCGCCAGGTCGCCGAGAAGCTCCTGGGTCGCGGGGTGCTCGTCAAAGATACGCACGGCCAGACCGTGCGTATCGCCCCGCCGCTGGTCGTGCGCGCCACCGAGCTGGACTGGGCCGTCGAGCAGCTGCGCCTCGTGCTCGCCGGCTGACGTCCCGGCATCGGCTCGTCGGCTCGCGTCGAACGGCGCGCAGGCCGGGGCGGTGACGGGCACAGGGTCGAGCGCCGCGAGGAGCGCCCATACCTCCCGGCGCTCAGCACCGCGGCGGGACATCAGGCGACGGTGACGCCGATCTGGTGCCACCCGGTCGCCCCGTCGGGCACGACCGGCGCGTGCTCTCCGGTCTGCGTCTGGCCGCGGGCGTTGATCGCGCGGCAGCGCACCGTGTGCGTTCCGGTCGTCGCCGTCCACGGCATGCTCCACTGCACCCACGTGTCGTCCGAGATCGCCGTGGCGAGAGTCGCCGGCATCCATTCGCCGTCATCGATCTGCACCTCGACCGCGGCGATCCCGACGTGCTGCTGCCACGCCACGCCCGCGACCACGGTGTCGCCGGCGGAGATCTGCCGGCCGCTGCGGGGCACGTCGATGCGCGACTGCAGCTTGATCGGCCCGCGCTCTGACCAGCCGCGATCGGTCCAGTACGCCCGCGCGGCGTCGAACCGCGTGACCTGCAGCTCGGTGACCCACTTCGTCGCCGACACGTAGCCGTAGAGGCCCGGGACGACCATGCGCACCGGGAATCCATGCTCGGCAGGAAGCGGTTCGCCGTTCATCCCGACCGCGAGGATCGCGTTGCGCTCGTCGGTGAGCGCTTCGAGCGGGGTGGATGCCGTGAATCCATCGACCGAACGCGACAGCACCATGTCGGCGCCGGAGTCCGGCCCGGCCTGTCGGAGCAGCTCGCGGATCGGATAGCCGAGCCACACCGCGTTGCCGATGAGGGTGCCGCCGACCTCGTTCGACACGCATGCGAGGGTCGTGACGCTCTCCTGCAGCGGCAGCGCGAGCAGTTCGTCCCACGTGATCACGACCTCGCGGGCGACCATGCCGTGGATGCGCAGCGACCAGGCGTGCGGGTCGACATCGGGCACCAGCAGGGCGGTGTCGATGCGGTAGAACTCGGCGTTGGGGGTGATGACCGGTGCGAGATCCGGGATGCCGAGGTCCGCAGTCGCCGGGATGGGAGCCGCCGTCTGTGCGGGGCGGGGCAGGGCGATCGCCTCC
This DNA window, taken from Microbacterium invictum, encodes the following:
- a CDS encoding molybdopterin-dependent oxidoreductase; this translates as MATRSASVAASAWAGVAAVALGAGAGELVAALALPTASPIASMGAALIDLAPPWAKDAAIGLFGTADKLALIAGVVVVLVVVAAIAGLLEVRVPPWGRVLVVGLGLVGAVVASTRPDATGMAWIPSAVAGVVAAAALGPLARRCARAAAHAAPFVRADPADGNPDVAPAAPDPASAERGTGLDRRGFLLWSGVAAGAGVIAALGGWALQAGRQAASAVREAIALPRPAQTAAPIPATADLGIPDLAPVITPNAEFYRIDTALLVPDVDPHAWSLRIHGMVAREVVITWDELLALPLQESVTTLACVSNEVGGTLIGNAVWLGYPIRELLRQAGPDSGADMVLSRSVDGFTASTPLEALTDERNAILAVGMNGEPLPAEHGFPVRMVVPGLYGYVSATKWVTELQVTRFDAARAYWTDRGWSERGPIKLQSRIDVPRSGRQISAGDTVVAGVAWQQHVGIAAVEVQIDDGEWMPATLATAISDDTWVQWSMPWTATTGTHTVRCRAINARGQTQTGEHAPVVPDGATGWHQIGVTVA